In Thermoanaerobacterium xylanolyticum LX-11, the genomic window ATCTATGTAAAGACAATGACTACAGACATAGACGCGATTTAAAAGCGAGAGTAAATATGATAAACACCAACGATATAGATGCATATATCAGCATACACGTCAATGCTGTCAACAATGCTCCGTATGTAAAAGGTCCAATGGTCTTTTACTCAAATACTAATATAAACAGTAAAACATTGGCATCATATGTGCAAGATTCTTTAAATACCATTGCTGGAACAAATAGAAATCCAAATGTTGCAGACTACTTTTTGCTGACAAATGTAAGAAAGACAGGAATCTTAGTAGAACTTGGCTTTATCACAAACAATGAAGACAAAAACCTACTCATCAAAAAAGACTATTTAAAGAAACTATCTACTGGCATTGTAATTGGCTTAGAAAAATACTTTGAAAACAAATAAAGAGGCAAAACCGCATTATTTGGCAAGTCCATCATCTTTCAATACTAAATAAATTGCTTTGGCTAAGTATGGCGTGGAATTTAAGGCCTCCTCCAAAGTATTGTAATTACTGCCTAGTTCAATCAAAATTCCTTTTTCTGAAAAGTGTTGGTTGTATTCAGCGTACTGATGAATCTCTATCCCTAATGATATATCTGGATATAATTCATTCAGTTTATCGCTAATCTGTTTCGCAAACTCGTAATTCTTTTTCCAGTCTTCATTCATATCTGCAGTCCTTCGAGAACCAATTATGAACATTATTTTCGCAACTGTCTGTCCATTTATTTCCATTGTATATTTTTTTCTGTAATCTTGATTTGGTAGGCTACTTAAAACAGGTATTGTATCAACCCCTGGCTGCATTACACTTCCATATCCATCACGGTGCAAATCAATAGTTACCTTGATGGAGGGGTATTCCTCCAAATATTTTTTTACTGATAAAGAAGAATTGTAGTATGACTGATCGTAATTGTAATCGTGTATTGTGCGATCATGCAAAACGCTAATACCATAATCTTTAGTCAAATATTCTGTCAAACTGTCTCCTACTCTTACCATGTTGTAATTGAGATCATTTGTTCTATCATATCCATATGCAGCTACATATTTATTTTTTAAAGTCGCAACGTACGATTCCATCGTATGTGTATGGTAAAGCAATATAAGTGGCTTGCCAGTATCAACGTTACTGACATTTGTCACACTTGTATTCATCTCACTTTTTTTTGATGCTTCATTTGCCACTTCGTTATTTTTATTTTGATTAGCATTGAGATTCTCTGCAACTTGCGTATTAGATGTATTATCTTTTTCTCCTTTGTCTATTTGAGCAATAATGGGAATTTGATACTTTAATATTTTAAGAGGATCTCTTTGATTTAGATTAAACATTGAAGCCATAGTCAAATCTCTATCGTAAAATCCTTCAGCTTTATAGCCAACATCAACAGTTGGCATCGTATAATTTAAAGCAGTTATAAACATGCCATTAATGCTATTGTACTCTTCGGCAAAAGTCTCTGTTTCAAAATTTATATTGGCAGCTTCTATGTCATTTGTCATAAGCCATCTATAAAATAAAATATTAAAAAGCAATAAAATCACAAAAGACACCTTTTTAAGGCGATAATACCTTAGCGAACTTCTGTACAATGAAAGCACCTCTCTTTGGTTTTATACTATAAATTATTCACAAGAGAAGTGCTTTATTACTAATTTAATGTACAAGTTGGTTCATCTCATCTACTGTCAAATTTGGTTGTAAAGCTAAATTAATTCCTCTTGACAAAATAGATGAAATATTTTTAATAAGAAGATCTATCTCCTTTGGCGTGACTATGAGATTTTCTTCAGGACTTAATACCTCTTTTATTAAAGCGTATTTATCTTCATCATTCATATTTTTCAATACATTGTATAGAGGACTATCGCTTTCTACATTGTTTTTTAATGCACTTTCAAGATGTTCTATAGCATCATTGGCAATTGTAGCTGCATCTACTACGGTTGGAACACCTATCGCAATTACAGGAACACCTAAGCTTTCCATGTTGATAGCAGATCTTTTATTCCCTATTCCAGATCCAGGACTAATGCCTGTATTTGAAATCTGTATTGTTGTCGCAAGCCTTTCAACTCGCCTCGATGCAAGAGCATCTATTGTGATGACTAGATCAGGTTTTATCTTATCAACAACGCTTTTAACAATTTCTGCCGTCTCAATACCTGTTATACCTAATACACCGGGAGCCATGGCACTTACAGCACATATATTTTCGCCAAACTGCAGAGGTGCTAATTCTTTCAAATGGCGAGTCACAACAATATTTTCAATTGCTTTTGGCCCAAGTGCATCTGGCGTCACATTCCAATTGCCTAAACCTATTACAAGGACTTTCATATTGACATTAACATTAGAGATTTTCTTTATTACATCGGCAAGTTTTTGTGCTACTTTGTCTTCAAGTTCAATATCCCTGTACTTTAAGTCAGGAACCTCTATAGTTATATAATCTCCTATAGCTTTTCCCATCGCTTTAGCACCGTCATCGTCCACAATGGTTACTTTAACTATTTTTATGTTGTCATCTTGGCTTTCATCTACTAAAACGCCTGGGATCTCTCCCGCATGTCCACCTTTATACATTTCACGGGCTTCAACAGCAAGATCTGTCCTTATATTGAACATAATCTCACCTCAATTCTGTAGGTATAAAAGCATCAACAAGCCCAATTACAAAAGCAGCTATTATTGAACCCAATATAGTAGCATGTATTGTTGGAACTATAAATTGAGATACGTATATTACTATTGCTGCAACTATGAAACCAACAACACCTCTACTTCTCGGAGAAACATTTTGACCAAGCATTGCCTCAACTATATATCCCAGCAATGCAATCACAATTGCTGATATCAAAGCACCCCAAAATCCAGCCACACTAAATCCTGGGACAAGATAACCTACGATCATTAAAACAATCGCTGAAACTACAAATCTAATTATAGCTTTTAACATAAAATCACCTCCTAAAAATATAATTGACATTTTAAAAAATATTATTCGCATAAGGTTGTACTAAACTGCTTTCCTGAATTGTATTGCAAAAAATGCTTTTTCGTGGTAAAATTACTTTTGATTGATTTGAGGAGGTGAATGGTTTGGCAAACATAAAATCAGCTAAGAAAAGAATACTTGTAACAAAAAGAAGGACATTGGAGAATAAAATAGTAAAATCAAAAGTTAGAACAGCTATTTCTAAATTCGAAAAGAGTTTAGCAGAAGGTAACATAGATAATACAAAAGCAGCTTTAATTAATGCTATAAGAGAACTTGATAAAGCATATTCAAAAGGCACATTGCACAAGAATACAGTTGCAAGAAAGAAATCAAGATTATATGCAAAATTTAATGCATTAAATGCTTAAAAAGCGTACGTCGTACGCTTTTTTAATTGCAAAGCTTTCTTATCAATGATTCCAAAGCTAAATTACCATCATAACTTGACTTTAATTCCCTGTCACATTTTACGCACAATTTATATGCATTTAAAAGCTCTTTTTCTTTAAAACACTTTGATTGCTGTATAATATCGTTAATTGAAAAATAAGGTATTCCTAGGCTTTGCTGCAGTTCCTTTTTATCAATTTTTTTCAACAACAGATATTTAGCTTTTATGAGAATTCGAAACTGTCGTGCAATCATAGCTAATATACCAATTGGATTTTCTTCATTCAAAATCATTTTGTTCAATATGTATATAGCTACTTTTTCCTGTCTTAAACCTATTGCGTTTACCAATTTAAATACACTCTCAGCAGTTGATGCTGATATAACGTCTTTCACGTCATCTATAAGCACTTCTTGGCCATCACTGTAAGACACAATTTTTTTGATTTCATTTAAGAGGGTATATAAGTCCACACCTACGCTTTTAACAATATATTCTGCGACAGGTTTTTTTATGACCTTTCCATAGATTCTAACAAAAAACCCCACATAATTGACTGCTTCATCAAATTTTAAATGTTCGAAATTTACGATAGCACCATGTTTACTTATTGCTTTGAATATTCTTTTTCTCGTGTCGATTTTATCCTTAAACACAAACGCAATACAACTGTCTGTGTTTCCACCTTCAATCCGCTTGATTATAGCATCGACAGTATCGTCATTTATCTTTTTTAGAACATCATCATCTTTTATTAAAACAAACCTATGTTCAGACATAAATGGAAGAGTTTCTAAACTGTCTATTATATTTTTATCATTAGCATCTTCAATCATGGAATAATTCATTATTTCTGTGCCTTCAGCTATTAACTTACTTTTTAATTTTTTAATAGCTTCATCGATCAAAAATCTTTCCTCACCGTAAAAAACATAAGCAGGCAAAAAACCTTTATTTATAATCTCCAAAAATTCTTTGTAATTCACTGCCATCAGTCCCCGATCATTTTTTTGACATGTATAAATGTACCATTGGTTTCAATGATAATAGCACCATCTTTGTCTGTCCTGAAAAGTTGTGATTTGCTTTTTAAATATTTTACTACTTCTCCATCTGGCTGTCCATAATTATTTTCACCTACCATTATCACGCTGATTTTAGGATTTACCTCGTCCACAAATTTTTTTTGCGACGACGTATTAGATCCATGATGTGGAACTTTCAATATATCTGAAGATATATTATCATCTAATAGCGCATTTTCCGCTTCTTTCTCTATATCTCCAGTGAATAAGATGCTTACATTTTTATATATCATTTTAAAAACCAGCGCATTATTATTTATGGGATTCTCAGAAATCACGTAAGAATCAGGGCTTAAAACATCATATTTTATTCCAGATATCTCGACCCAATCACCTTTCGACAATTGAAAAACTGGTATTTGCTTTTTGCTGGCGATAGCCATTAATTTTTTGAAATTTTCACTATCCGCCACTTGTCTGCCAATAAATATTCTTTTCACATCTACATCGTTTAAAATCGACAATATGCCGCCTACATGATCATAATCTGTATGAGATATAAACACCGCATCCAACGATGTAGCATTCTTATAAAGCAAAAATGGCATCAATATATCTTGTCCAACATCAAAGGAAGAATTGCCGTATTCAGGTCTTCCTCCACCATCTATCAGTATGCTTTTGCCGTCTGGGGTCATTAAAAAGGTACTATCACCTTGTCCTACATCGAGAAAAGTTATTTCGAGGTTTTTAGGTGTCAATGAATTTACAGCAAACACTGCCATCAAAAGAAACAGCATTGTTGAAACAACACTAATTTTAATTTTTTTGCTGAGATTGCTTGTCAATAAAATCAGTACAGCATAATAACATAACATCATGTAAACTGGCGGTTGGGATACGCTTATAGATGCATGCGGTATCTGTGAGAAAATCCTTGTAAGATACAAGGCGATCTCTACTACCGGTATATTTATAAGATTTAAAGGGATAGAAAGAGGCATATATATAAGACCTAAAATTGCAGACAAAAATCCCAACACTACAGCAACGCTTACAATCGGTACAATCAATATATTTGGCAATAGTGAAATAATCGAAAAACTGTGAAAAAAGTATATAATAATAGGAATCGTGCCAATTTGTGCAGCTAAAGTGACAGAAAGCACTTCTTTGATTTTTTCACTTTTTAACTTTATTATACCTTTTATTGGCTTATACAAAAGCAAAATAGACAATGTCGCTATAAATGATAGCTGAAACCCAATGTCAAATAACATCAAAGGATTGAAAAAGAGTATCATAGTTGCTGCAAAAGACATGGCATTAATTGGATTATTCTCTCTTCCGATGAACATAGCAATTAAAGCCATACAAGCCATTATGACGGCTCTTACGGCTGATGATGGCGCACCTGTCATAACAGTGTATATTAAAAGCAGTGGAACTATGATAAATGGAGAATATCTCCTAATGTGTAAAATATTCAAGACGAACATCATAAATAAAGTCAATATTCCAAAGTTAAATCCTGATACTGCAATTATATGTGTAAGTCCTGTAACTCTAAAAGAATTAAGTACATCTTCTTCAATATTGTATTGACCCAGTATGACAGAGGAGATAAAATCAGCATCGTTTTTTGGCATCGAATTAAAAAAAATCTGCGTTATTCTCTCCCTTGTCCTTCTAACGACTTTATCCGCATAGTTGTCTGCATTGCTTTTTATAATTCGTACAGAATAACCATTTACATTTATCAAAGCTGTAATGCCGCTTTTTTTAAGATAAAGCCTATAATCAAATCCACCAGGATTTCTCTTGCCTTGAGGCAGCTCTACTATTCCTCTTACCTCGATTAAATCACCTTCTTTGGGATAAATACCACCGTACTGCGTTATCAAAATCTTATCTTTGTTTTTAGGGCTTAACACGTATTTTGCAAATCCATCTTTTAAAATGATATTTGAAACAACCCCATTAAATGAAACCAGTCTGTTGCTTAAATTATCGTACACACCTTTTGAGTACAAAGCATTTTCTCCCACCGTCAATCCCAAAACAAATACTGCCAGAAGCAATAAGTAAATGGCATTTTTTTTGGACAGATATATGTAAATGCCGGAAGACAGGACAACTAAAAATGCTAATAACAAAAACACAACATTTATCTCAAGGAACCTGCTTATTATGATGCCTACAGATAATAATACTGCTATGTACAAAAATGGCTTATCCATATCAATTATACGTAATATACTTCAAAAGGCTTGGCTATACTTGCATCATTTACCACTTCTGACACTTCTTTTTCATATTCTTCTATAGAGTTTTGTGGCCAAAGGTGTGTAACGACAAGCTTTTTGCAATGAGCAGATTTTGAAATTTTTGCTGCCTGTTTTGCAGTAAGGTGTGGCCCCTTTTCGCCGTTTAACAAATTGCCATCACATAAGAATAAGTCAGAATTACTTGCAAAAAAAACAAGTTGATCATTGTAGATTGTATCACTGCTAAAGACAAAGGTTTTATCTCCATTATTGAATTTTACAGCAAATGTTTTAACAGGATGGACCATTTCTTTAAATGTTATCGTAAAATTTTCAATATCAAGTTTCAATTCCTCATCTATGTGTTTGATTTTAAACACATCATTAAACCCTAATTCTTCAATAACTTTTGAAGGTTCATCTGGGCAATAGACGTTTACAGGTTCATTTATATAACCTTTTTTCATCATTATATCCAACGCATATCTTAAGACCAGCATATCTGCCATGTGGTCTGAATGCAAATGGGTTAATATTATGTATTTTAGGTCTTTTAAATCATGATACTTTTGGTATCTGCTGATGACACCGTTGCCACAATCTACAAGTACATTTACACCATTATCTTCCACCAAATAACCTGAACAAGCTCCATCTGGACCTGGATAAGGTCCATGTGAACCAAGAATTGTCAATTTCACTTTAATCATCTCCTATCTAAATAGCAGGTAATCTTTTAATATATTCATAGAGGTCTTTATAATTTCCATGTTCAAATGTTGAAATGTCTTTTGATGTTCTGTTGATCAAAAACTCATCCAGTAGATATGTCTTAAAGCCAATAGTTCCAGCTATTACATCTTCATCAACATCATTGCCAATCATGATGCAATTTTCAGGCACTTTTTGAAGCTTTTCTACGATTTCTTTATAATATTGTATGTATGGCTTGCAAAAATGCATATGCTCATAAGATGTGATAAAGCTAAAATAATTACAGTCAATTCCGGCCCATCTCAATCTCTCTTTTATGGCTATATCTGGAAAGATCGGATTTGTAGCAAGTACAACGTCATATCCTTTATCAACCAGCAATTCTACACAGGCCTTAGCATACTCGTTTTTACATACATTTGCTCCAAGGTTCTTATAGTCATTTTCATAGAAATCAGTAAAAATCCTCATGATTTTATCTTTTGGGTATTCCACTAACTTTAAAAACGAATCAAAAAAGGCTTCTTCATTTGTCTTACTGGGATCTAAATTGTTTATCATGTCCATACTAGCTGAATAAAGAGCCTTTTGGAAATAATACTTGTCGAAATAATCTGAGATCTTATTTGAAATAGCTTCAAAATATTCCATAATCATCTTGTCCGTGTCAACAGGGAGCAAAGTGCCATCAAGGTCAAACATCACTGTATCAATCATATTTCTTTCACCTCAATGCAATTCTCATATAAAATAATACATTTTTAAAAAGAAAAAAGCAAGGATATCTAACCTCGCTTTATATCTTTAAAGTATTTAACTCTTGACAACGAAGCTACAAGCACAGAACCAATGATTACACTTCCTATTCCTTGAAGTATATTTCCTGGCACATCAGCAAGAGCAGCTTTTGAACCGTACATAAAAGCACCACCAATATAATATCCAAGCACCATCCATGATGCAGCTAATACAAAAACAGCCATTTGCACAATAAAACTTTTATCTTCCTTTTTCAATAAAACAGCCACAATGAGTCCTTCCAATCCTTTTATGACTAATGTCCATGGGGCCCATAAAGCATATCCTGAAAGAAGATCAGATAATGCTGAACCAATGCCTCCAGACACAAAGCCTGCAAAAGGTCCTAAAATAGTAGCCGAAAGAAAGATGAAAGAATCGCCTATATTTATATATCCTTTCGTGTATGGCGTAGGGATTTGTATTACCATAGTACCAACAGCAATAAGAGCCGTCATAAGTGCGATGTAAACAAGTTTTTTTAAGCTATTTTCTTTCACACTCTATACCTCCCATATTTTTTAAAATTATTATAACATACAATTGTTATAATTCAATAAATACAATATACAAACAATTTATAATTTTTATAACATGAAACTTTTGACATTAGGAACAATGTGTAATATAATAATATTACGGTTTACGAAATATTAGGGAGGCTGATATAATGGATGCCGAAATAAATTTATTAGAATATTTACTGCGGGAAATAAACCATAGAATGAATCTTGTGACCAGAAATTACTTAAGCAATAAAGAAATTACCATGTCTCGGTTTTGGGTCTTAAACAAATTAAGCCAAGATGAAGCAATAACTATGAAACAACTACAGTCGCAACTTTTACTGTCTTCCAGCACACTGACAGGGCTAATCGACAATCTCGTTGCTGATGATTTGGTATATAGGTGGAGAGACGATAAGGACAGACGCCTTGTGTTTTTAAAGCTTACAGAAAAAGGTGCTGTGCTTCTAAACGAAATTTTAGAATACCGCACAAAGATGCTAAAAAAAATAGTCGATATGTGTGGTGACAGCATAGACATTGGTACATTGAACAAAAATCTCAAAACACTATTAAACGCATCAGATGATGCTGTAATATTTTAAAAAATTTCAAGAAGGTGATTATATGGACTTCGCAATCGAAATAAAAAATTTAAAGAAAAGATTTAAAGATTTTGAAGCAGTAGGTGGAATCACGTTTGACGTCAGAAAAGGAGAAATATTTGGCTTATTAGGTCCCAACGGTGCAGGAAAAACTACTACCATAAGAATGATAACGACATTGATGCCACCTACTTCTGGCAAAATACTTGTTGCCGGTTTTGATGCAAAAAAATACAGTGCAACAATAAGAAGATACATTGGATATGTACCACAAGCTCTTTCTGCAGACTCCACCTTAACTGGATATGAAAATATGCTATTTGTAGCTAAGCTTTTAAGGCTTAACAAAAAAGAAAGGGAAGAAAGAATTGATTACATTCTTGACATTTTGAATTTGAATGATGCAAGAAACCGCTTAGTCAAGCAGTATTCAGGTGGAATGATAAGAAGATTGGAAATAGGCCAAGCCATAATACACAGACCTGAAGTCTTAATACTTGATGAACCGACAGTGGGACTTGATCCTGTAGCAAGGCAAAACGTTTGGAACGTAATAGATACTTTACGAAAAGAAACAGGTCTTACAATTTTAATTACTACCCATTACATGGAAGAAGCAGAAGCTATATGTGGAAGAATAGCAATAATGAACAGCGGCAAAATTGCTGCCTTAGGAACTCCTGGTGAATTAAAATCAAAAACCGGAAATCCAAATGCTACATTGGATGATGTATTTACATTTTTCACAGGAAATCAATTAGAGTCTGGAGGGAATTATCGTGAAACAAGTCAATTACGCAAAAGAATCCAAAGGTTCAGTTAAGATGAATTCTCCTATAAAAATAGTTTTAGACTATATTTTGAATTCTTTTACAATCGCAGAAATAGAGATACGAAAGCTGAAACATGATCCAACTGAATTACTTACAAGAGCAGTCCAACCAGTTTTATGGCTTCTTATCTTTGGTCAGGCATTTTCCAGGATACGAGCTATACCTACAGGAAATGTCAACTATCAGACATTTATGGCTCCAGGCATTTTAGCCCAATCAATGATGTTCATATCTATATTTTATGGTTTAAGCATAATTTGGGATAAAGATCAAGGAATACTTCAAAAGCTTATAGCAATGCCTGTTCCTCGAGCAGCTTTTGTCACAGGAAAAGCCTTTGGAGCAGGAGTCAGAGCAATAAGCCAAGTAATAATAATATTATTTTTAGCGTTTTTGCTAAGACTCGACATAAAGTGGAGCATTTTAAATGTAATAATGAGCATATTGACAATTGTTTTAGGCGCTGCATTTTTTTCTTCTTTGTCAATGGCTTTAGCAGCCATAGTAAAAAGCAGGGAAAGATTTATGGGTATAGGACAGGTTATAACGATGCCATTGTTTTTTGCCAGCAATGCAATCTATCCAATACAAATAATGCCACATTGGCTTCAAATAGTAGCAAGAATCAATCCTTTAAGTTATGTTGTTGAACTTTTGCGAGGATATCTAATAAATGGCAGTGTATCACAAGCAGGCTTTTCATGGATGATACTTATAGCTGCTACTGTCATAATTCAGATAATATCAGCAATTTTATATCCCCACATAGTAACATAAAACCGCTTTACATTTGATATACCATGGTAGAGTAGCAAATGCTACTCCATCATGCAGTATGTCGTGCAAAGCGGTTTAAATTTACCTATTTTTGAAAAATGTAGCTTTTACTATTTCCATAATTACTAAAGGCAATAATGACAGCATAATTACTACATCCCAATCGTATATGTTTATATTTTTTATGTCAAATACTGTATTTAAAGGAGTTAATATGACTACAAGTTGAAGGAATATGGAAACCAATAGTGCAAGCACCATGTATTTATTTTTAAATAAGCCCACCTTAAAAACTGATTTAATTGATCTTGCATTCATCGCTTGTGAAAGCTGTGAAAAAGTCAAAACAGCAAATGCCATAGTTCTTGCATTAGTGAGGTTTTCTCTAAGTCCCATCAAGAATGCTATAAAAGATACCAAACCTATCATGATGCCTTCGATTGGTATTCTGTACATAAGTCCATCTGAAAAGATGTTTTCATCTTTTGGCCTTGGTTTTTTGGACATTATATCTTTTTCAGCAGGTTCCACGCCTAAAGCAAGAGCAGGTAGGCTATCTGTTACTAAATTCACCCACAATATATGGATAGGTTTGAGAGGCATTGGCATACCAGCTAATGTAGCAACCAAGAGAACGAGTATTTCGCCAATATTGCATGATAAAAGGTAATGTATAGATTTTTTTATATTCTCGTAAATGGTCCTTCCTTCTTCTACAGCAGCCACAATAGTTGCAAAATTATCATCTGTAAGCACCATATCAGCAGAATCTTTTGCTACGTCTGTACCTGTAATACCCATTGCAGCACCTATATCAGCCTGCTTTAACGCAGGTGCATCATTTACACCGTCGCCAGTCATAGCTACCACCGCATTGTTTTTCTGCCAAGCTTTTACTATCCTCATCTTATGCTCCGGAGAAACTCTTGCATACACTGATATGCTTTTTACCTTTTCGTAAAGCTCATCGTCTGTCATGGCTTCTAACTCTCTGCCATCTACAGACATATCATCTTTATCTAAAATGCCTAAATCTCTTGCAATAGCTACAGCAGTAATCTTATGATCACCTGTTATCATAACAGGTTTTATGCCAGCATTTTTGCATATTCTAACAGAATCTCTCACTTCATCTCTCGGCGGATCTATCATTCCTAAAAGTCCAACAAATACAAGATCTTTCTCCACATCAAGGCTTTCTAACCTATCTGGCACACTATCAATATCTTTAAAAGATATAGCCAAAACTCTTAAAGCATCTTTCCCCATATTCTCATTTTCAATTTTAATCTTTGCTTTATCGTCATCGCTCAATTCTAATATTTTGCCATCTTTTAATATGTATCTACACCTTTCGATGACACTGTCAAATGCTCCTTTTGTTATGACTTTATAATTTTTATCATTTGATTTGTGGATGGTAGTCATCATTTTTCGATCAGAATCAAATGGGATTTCGGCAACTCGCGGAAATTCTCTTTCTAATTCCGATTTTTTGGATACATATTTTTCATATGCTGATACTATAGCGACTTCAGTTGGATCTCCAAAGCTTTTACCCGATTCATCAATAAATGCATCTGTGCAAAGTACCCCCTGCTCCAAAATAAATCCTGCCTTGCTGTCATATCCTTTAGTTAAGTCTATCTCTTTAAAATTAACAAAAACTTTCACTATTGTCATCTTATTCTGAGTCAAAGTACCTGTCTTATCAGAACATATCACGTTTGCACTGCCTAATGTCTCCACTGCAGGAAGTCTTCTTAATATAGCATTTCTCTTTATCATCTTCTGTACGCCTAATGCTAAAGTAATAGTTACTATTGCTGGCAGTCCTTCAGGAATTGCAGCAACAGCAAGGCTTACAGATGTCATAAACATGTCAAATACCGGCCTTTTTTCCATAACACCTATCCCAAATATTATGCCACAAATGATAAGTGCTCCTATACCCAGATATTTCCCCAGTTGCTCTAACTTTATCTGGAGAGGCGTCATCGTCGTCTCATCATCGTCTAACATCTTCGCTATTTTTCCCATCTCTGTGCTCATACCTGTCTCAGTAACCACAAATGATCCTCTTCCATAAGTTACAACTGTACCTGTGTACACCATGTTGTGCCTATCGCCAATATTGAGATTTTTGTCTTTTAACTTGCCAGAAGTCTTTTCTGACGGAACAGATTCACCTGTAAGAGCTGACTCATCTATCTTCAAATTTGCAGACTCTATTATCCTTCCATCAGCAGGCACAAAATTTC contains:
- a CDS encoding MBL fold metallo-hydrolase, with the protein product MKLTILGSHGPYPGPDGACSGYLVEDNGVNVLVDCGNGVISRYQKYHDLKDLKYIILTHLHSDHMADMLVLRYALDIMMKKGYINEPVNVYCPDEPSKVIEELGFNDVFKIKHIDEELKLDIENFTITFKEMVHPVKTFAVKFNNGDKTFVFSSDTIYNDQLVFFASNSDLFLCDGNLLNGEKGPHLTAKQAAKISKSAHCKKLVVTHLWPQNSIEEYEKEVSEVVNDASIAKPFEVYYV
- a CDS encoding ABC transporter permease, giving the protein MKQVNYAKESKGSVKMNSPIKIVLDYILNSFTIAEIEIRKLKHDPTELLTRAVQPVLWLLIFGQAFSRIRAIPTGNVNYQTFMAPGILAQSMMFISIFYGLSIIWDKDQGILQKLIAMPVPRAAFVTGKAFGAGVRAISQVIIILFLAFLLRLDIKWSILNVIMSILTIVLGAAFFSSLSMALAAIVKSRERFMGIGQVITMPLFFASNAIYPIQIMPHWLQIVARINPLSYVVELLRGYLINGSVSQAGFSWMILIAATVIIQIISAILYPHIVT
- a CDS encoding ABC transporter ATP-binding protein, which translates into the protein MDFAIEIKNLKKRFKDFEAVGGITFDVRKGEIFGLLGPNGAGKTTTIRMITTLMPPTSGKILVAGFDAKKYSATIRRYIGYVPQALSADSTLTGYENMLFVAKLLRLNKKEREERIDYILDILNLNDARNRLVKQYSGGMIRRLEIGQAIIHRPEVLILDEPTVGLDPVARQNVWNVIDTLRKETGLTILITTHYMEEAEAICGRIAIMNSGKIAALGTPGELKSKTGNPNATLDDVFTFFTGNQLESGGNYRETSQLRKRIQRFS
- a CDS encoding calcium-translocating P-type ATPase, SERCA-type, which translates into the protein MKESWIYDVEEVLNELDTDAEEGLSSKDAKERLEKYGANILSEKKKRTILSMFLDQFKDFMVIILIIASIVSFFLGEITDAVIILFIILLNAFLGMIQENNAEKSLETLKKLSAPVSRVLRDGKVVEIESQYIVPGDIVFLEAGNFVPADGRIIESANLKIDESALTGESVPSEKTSGKLKDKNLNIGDRHNMVYTGTVVTYGRGSFVVTETGMSTEMGKIAKMLDDDETTMTPLQIKLEQLGKYLGIGALIICGIIFGIGVMEKRPVFDMFMTSVSLAVAAIPEGLPAIVTITLALGVQKMIKRNAILRRLPAVETLGSANVICSDKTGTLTQNKMTIVKVFVNFKEIDLTKGYDSKAGFILEQGVLCTDAFIDESGKSFGDPTEVAIVSAYEKYVSKKSELEREFPRVAEIPFDSDRKMMTTIHKSNDKNYKVITKGAFDSVIERCRYILKDGKILELSDDDKAKIKIENENMGKDALRVLAISFKDIDSVPDRLESLDVEKDLVFVGLLGMIDPPRDEVRDSVRICKNAGIKPVMITGDHKITAVAIARDLGILDKDDMSVDGRELEAMTDDELYEKVKSISVYARVSPEHKMRIVKAWQKNNAVVAMTGDGVNDAPALKQADIGAAMGITGTDVAKDSADMVLTDDNFATIVAAVEEGRTIYENIKKSIHYLLSCNIGEILVLLVATLAGMPMPLKPIHILWVNLVTDSLPALALGVEPAEKDIMSKKPRPKDENIFSDGLMYRIPIEGIMIGLVSFIAFLMGLRENLTNARTMAFAVLTFSQLSQAMNARSIKSVFKVGLFKNKYMVLALLVSIFLQLVVILTPLNTVFDIKNINIYDWDVVIMLSLLPLVIMEIVKATFFKNR
- a CDS encoding HAD family hydrolase; the encoded protein is MIDTVMFDLDGTLLPVDTDKMIMEYFEAISNKISDYFDKYYFQKALYSASMDMINNLDPSKTNEEAFFDSFLKLVEYPKDKIMRIFTDFYENDYKNLGANVCKNEYAKACVELLVDKGYDVVLATNPIFPDIAIKERLRWAGIDCNYFSFITSYEHMHFCKPYIQYYKEIVEKLQKVPENCIMIGNDVDEDVIAGTIGFKTYLLDEFLINRTSKDISTFEHGNYKDLYEYIKRLPAI
- a CDS encoding MarR family winged helix-turn-helix transcriptional regulator, whose translation is MDAEINLLEYLLREINHRMNLVTRNYLSNKEITMSRFWVLNKLSQDEAITMKQLQSQLLLSSSTLTGLIDNLVADDLVYRWRDDKDRRLVFLKLTEKGAVLLNEILEYRTKMLKKIVDMCGDSIDIGTLNKNLKTLLNASDDAVIF
- a CDS encoding ECF transporter S component; the encoded protein is MKENSLKKLVYIALMTALIAVGTMVIQIPTPYTKGYINIGDSFIFLSATILGPFAGFVSGGIGSALSDLLSGYALWAPWTLVIKGLEGLIVAVLLKKEDKSFIVQMAVFVLAASWMVLGYYIGGAFMYGSKAALADVPGNILQGIGSVIIGSVLVASLSRVKYFKDIKRG